The Fimbriimonadaceae bacterium genome includes the window GCGTCAGCCATGCCCCAACCCTGCGGCAACATCAAAGAAAGACTGCCGTCTTTGGTTGAGAACCGTGTCCAGTTCTTCGTGTCAACCTGGGCAGCCGCAGCCGCAGTCAAGAGTATCCCAGCCATTACGACCGGCCAAAAGCGCTTCATCATATTCATAAAAATCTCTCCAACTGAGTCAAAACCCGCACCATAACGCAGGCTCCGAAGGAAGCTAATAATTGTCAGACGATCAAATGCGGCAGAAGGATTGCCTCTCCCAGGACCACAGACAAGACCAAGGCCCACCGACAACCAAAAGTCCAGCCCGCCGCAAGCCTACGATTTGTACCCGAATTTGCCGCAGATCGCGTGAGTTGCTTCATGTGCTTAGCAAGCTCTCAGGACCTGCAGCAGTCAATGCACCCTCTTGGAACCTAAACTTTTCCGTGTCGTAAACTAAAACGAGCGATGAGGGAGAACGATAGATTCACCGACAAGGAGGCCAGCGCGATTCTGCGACGGGCGATGGAGATCGAATCGTCCAAAGGGGAGATTTCGCATCCCGACGGCCTCACCCGAGACGACCTTGCCCGTGTCGCGTCAGAGGTCGGGATTGAGCCCAAGAACGTCGAGGAGGCCATTCGCCAGTATCAAGAACTGGACATGATCACTACCCAAGAACGGTGGCTTGGCGCGCCAGAAGAGTACGAGATCGAGCGGATGCTTGACGTCGAACTCTCCGAAGAGTCATGGCAAGCGATGGTGGGGGAGATGAATGCCCAATTCTCTGAACAGAACGGCGGCAATATCAGCGGAAACACTTATAGCTGGCGGCATAAACACGGCCTTGGCTATGTGCATGTGCTCGCGCAAAAGCAGGGCGGAAAGACGCTGCTGAGACTGAAATCTCATATAGACGACGGGGTTGCAGTTGGCTTAATCATTACTTGCTTTACCGCGCTGCTAACCGCAATCGGCGTGTTTTCGATAGCGGCCTTGCCGATTGCTGGCAAAGTTATGCTTGCCCTGGCAAGCGTGGGAGTTTGGCTACAGATTCTTCGCGGCTTTGCAGGCAATGCCTACCGACGAGATAAAGCCAAGATGCGCAAACTTTTTAACCGTCTCGAAGAGGCAGCCTATACGCACACAGAATCCAACTTGCGCGAAAACCTTGCGCAGCCCACAGCCGATCAGACCCCAGTCGAAGAGATCGACGAATCTTCGCTCGCCTAGCCAATCTCCGCCGTCTTCGTCGGCCCGTCCCAAGTGATCGCCTTCCCAATAGCATTGGCAAGGTCCCTTACCGAGACAAACCCCGACCCCTGATGAAGGATCGACTCCACTTCATGCTCGGCCCCGTCAGCCACAAAGCGAATCTTCGAGCCATCCGCAAACGGAATCACCCAAGCCATCGCGGTAGCAACCTTTCGGAACGGCACATACACGCTCTCATTCATCATCAACGCGTCAAAATTGTGTCCAGAGATTCGAAAAGTCACGTTGATCGGTGGGTCGGCCTGAGCATCAGCGCCGTCGAGCTTGGCCTGCACGATACTGCGGAAAGTGTCTCCAACCTCATTGGGGCGCATGGTCGTATCCCACGGCAAAACCATAGGGTCCCACTTTCCAGCTTGCGGACGGCCTAAGTTGCGCTCCACCTCGCCATGTCCAAGCACAGTAGTGGGCGTCACTTTGATCTTATAGAACGCGCACAGTTCGGCAACAACCTCCGCCATCACCAGCCACTGAGTGCGCGTCATCGGGAAGCTCCCCGCCGAAAATGGGCTCTGCCGTGCCCCAGCCATGCAGGCAACCGAAACCCCTATCGAGCCAGTGTTCGTGCCTTTCGTATGGGCAGCGTAATCGCCATCGCCCGTGTTGACGTTGTCCTTGACGTCGTGATCACCCTTGATGACCTTGCCGTCTTCTTCGACAATGAAGTGGTAATGAGCCTTGTCCAAGCTCGAAGCTTTGTGCGCCCCCGCGGTCCAGTGCGCGATCACGCGCGACATCTTACAGTCTTGCAGCCACTCGGGTTTGAGATGTGCCATTCGTTTCCTCCCCTACACAGATAACTCTCTCAAGTACGAACACGTAGTTTGCCCTCACTTGAAGGCGCCTTCACCGCTCAGCGCACAGGGTTCGGGTCGCGCTGACATGGGTTTTGTGCATTCTTGAAACAGCTTCCGTTGAGATATCTAGCGTAAATCTAAGGGATAGGGTTTGTCAATAGGTTAAGCGCTTATTGTAATGTGTAGTCTGGATATACCTTTCCCATTGACGTGGAGGGGACTCCCGTTCTTCGGAACGAAGTCTCCTCCCCCTTGATGGTGGCTCCGACTGAGCAACGCGAAGGTGGAAAGGTCCGGGAGCGAAGCGAACGGGGTGGGGGTGATTGGACATCGCGGCCTTGTCTGAGTACCACAATCCAAGGTTGGAGACCCTCCTCCCCCTTGATGGGGGAGGAATCAAAGGAGGGGGTGATTGGACAGCGCGACCTTGTCTGAGTACAGCAATCCAACGTTGAAGACCCTCCTCCCCCTTGATGGGGGAGGAACCAAAGGAGGGAGTGATTGGACAGCGCAGCCTTGTCTGAGCACCGCAGTCCAGGGTTCAGGACCCTCCTCCCCCTTGATGGGGGAGGAATCAAAGGAGGGGGTGATCAGACAGAGCGACCTTGTCTGAGTATCGCAGTCCAAGGCTTCAAGACACTCCTCCCCCTTGATGGGGGAGGAATCAAAGGAGGGGGTGGTTGGACAGCGCAGCCTAAGCTTGGAACCACTCCCTCAGCTAAAGCACTCGTTTGCGACCAACCGCTCAGAGCATCCTGCACGACAACTGCAGCCCCAAGCACCAACCGCGTTCTTCGTCACCCTCTCCCATCAAGGGAGAGGGAGTTATCCTGTTTCTGGTCTCCGATAGCCGCCAGCCGATCGCTGTCTCAGACTCCCGGCCTCGCATTCGGCCCGAACTTCGCCTCGTAATACGCCAGCACGTTTGTCCCTGGCGCCACCACTTCGTCAATCTGCTTCATCGTCTTCTCCGACAGCTTCACCTCTAGCGCGGCAGCCGACTCCTCCAGCTGCTTCGGACTCTTCGCCCCGATGATCGGGCTAGTGATCCCCGGCTGCCCCGCCACCCAGGCAAGGCTCAGCGTCGTCAGCGAGATGTTGTTTCGGTCAGCGATCCGCTTCAGCCGACGCACCACATCTGTGGACTGCTTGCTCACGCGATTCATCGGATCGGAGGTCGAGTATCGACCCTCTTTGGGCTTTGCTTCAAGGTACTTCCCGCTCAACTGCCCACCTGCCAGCGGCGACCACGGCAGGACGGCATAGTTATAGGTGCGGCAAAACGGCAAAAGCTCCCGCTCGATCCGGCGGTCCAGCAGATTATAGGGCGGCTGTTCGGAGACAAAGCCCGCCGTGCCCAGAATCCTCGCCACATAGTGCGCCTCGCACACCTGCCACGCCGCATAAGTGGAGCACCCCGCATACCGAATCTTCCCAGCCCTGACCAGGTCCTCCATCCCCCTCAGCGTTTCGTCGATGGGGATGTCCGGCTGCGGTCGGTGGATCTGATAAAGGTCGATGTAGTCGGTGTTCAGCCGCTTCAGCGAAGCCTCGCAAGCCTCCACAACATGCCGGCGCGAGTTGCCCCATGCGTTGGGGTCGGTGTCCGACATCTTGCCGTGACATTTGGTGGCGAGCACCACGCCGTCCCGCTTCCCTTTCAACGCCTTGCCGAGGATCGTTTCACTGGTGCCGCGAGCGTAAACGTCGGCACAGTCGAAGAAGTTGATGCCGATGTCGAAGGCCTTCTTCATCACCTTCATCGACTCTTCTTCGGTCGAGCCCCAATCCTGCGGCTCCCAGCCAAAGGTCATCGTTCCAAGGCAAGCAACGGAAACTTGGACGCCAGTGCGCCCGAGCGAGCGGTATTCCATGGTTCTATTCTGCCCCTTTTTGGGAGTGCGCGAATTTATTCGCGCTTTCAGGGGCACCGACTTAACGTGTTGTTCCTTCCCTTGCCCTCACCGCTTACAGTGGAGGAAACCGGTTCCCCGGTTAGCAACGCACGAAATGACTAAACAGCCACTGACAGTAGATTCAACTAGGTATTAGCGTGATCCCAATTCATCACTCAAAATTCATCGTTCCTCACTTTAGGAACTACTTGCCGACAACTTGCCGACCACTTGCCAACCACCTGCCAACCACCTGCCGACCACTTGCCAACGCTATCCCCCAACCGGCTCCAGCACCACCGCCGTACCGTATGCGATCACCTCGGTCACCCCATGAGCAATCTCCGTCGCGTCATAACGCATCGCCAGAACCGCGTTCGCCCCGACCGCCTGCGCGTGCCGGATCATGATCTCGTAGGCTTCCTTGCGCGTATGCTCGGCAAGCTCGGTATAGAGCGTGATGTTGCCGCCGAAGATCGTCTGGATCGACGCACCGAAGTTCCCGATCACGGATCGAGAGCGCACCGTAACCCCGCGCACCACGCCGAGGGTCTGCTTGACCCGATAGCCGTCGAAATGGTTCGCCGTGGTGACCCACTGGTGAATGTCTGCCATAGGGTAGAGTTCTCTCCTTTTCCAAAGGAGTCCTGCATGAGCACCCCGCCGAAGCTGAAGAATCCCATACTAGAGGAGCTGATCGAACTCAGGATCAGAGGCGGCATGGCCGCTGACGTGTATGAGGTCGCCAACCGCCTCCTGTGCATGGGCTATGAAACACCGACGCTGTACCATCTGGCTACCCATCGAGAGATGAACAGAGCGGAGATCGAACCTTATCTGCAGCGACTATGCGAGGAGTTCAACGCGCCCAAGATAGACTCTCCGACGGCACTCAGTCGCACACGAGACAAGCTTGCATGGAAGGTCGCTTGCGGAGAGATCGATGTTTGGCAGGCGACCCGCTCGTTTGCCTCGGCAAGCTATGGGCAAGAACAGAGCGAGCTTCGCGAGGAAGCGCTGTATCTGGAAGACCTTCTTGAGAGATGCAGCTGGGATCACCCGCACTATAAGAGAAAGCTCGTTCCCTGGTGCGAAGAGCAGATCGCGCTGTACTGGAAGGAGCATGCGCCCATGCCTGAGTTTGAGGTGTAGGCGGACCGTGGATGATAGACTACCGATCACGGATCACCCTCTTCTCGCAGAATTCGCAAACGCGACGCGAGCTGTGGCTACAGAAGGTGGCCCGCGGATTACGGATTACGGATCACGGATCACCGATCACGCATCACTTAGGTCACTCTCTGCGCACTCTGCGTGAAACAAGAAAACCACTCGGATGCCCCTTTCTCGCAAAGCACACAATGCCGACTGGGATGTTCAGATAGCTCCCCACTCCCCACTCCCCACTCCCCACTCCCCACTCCCAGCTCCCAGCTCCCCGCTCCCCGCTCATCACGCATCACGATTCACGATTCACGATTTAAAATCCAAAGTCGCGATTCCCTCCAAACCCCGGCAAATGTGCCGATACAACCAATGAGGCCCATTTCTGCCTCAACGGCTGGATATGAATTCAATCGCCAAGATTCTCAAACATACCGACCTACTCCTGGGAATAGGCCTCATCACCATCGTGGCGATGCTCATCCTGCCGCTCCCCCACTGGACCATCGACCTCGGTCTGGTCATCGGCATCGCGGCCTCAGTGCTCATCCTCATGTCGGCGGTCAACGCCACCGACCCGATCCAGTTCAGCGTTTTTCCCAGCATGTTGCTGATGACCACGCTCTTGCGTCTGGCTCTCAGCATCGCCGCAACCAAAGCAATCCTAGGCACTGGCGAAGCCGGACGCGTGATCGAAACGTTTGGCAGCCTCATCATGGGCGGCGACTTCGTGGTCGGATTCGTCGCGTTCTTGATCTTGGTCATCGTTCAATTTGTCGTCATCACAAACGGTGCGGGCCGCGTCTCCGAAGTTGCCGCCCGATTCACCTTGGACGCCATGCCCGGACGTCAGATGGCTATCGACGCCGACCTTGCCGCAGGAATGATCGACGAGCACGAAGCTCGCGACCGTCGAAAGCAGATTAAAAAGGAAGCCGACTTTTACGGCGCGATGGACGGCGCTTCCAAGTTCGTCAAGGGCGACGCCATCGCCGCCATCCTGATCATCTTGATCAACATCATCGGTGGGTTCGCCGTAGGCTTTATGCGAGGTGGCGGCGACGCGATGACGATCCTAAAGACCTACGCCCTTCTCAGCGTTGGCGAAGGCCTTGTCGCTCAGCTTCCTGCGTTGCTCATCTCCACTGCAAGCGGTCTTCTCGTCACACGTGCCGGACAAGAGCGCAGCATGGGTGGCGAGCTTGCCAGTCAGATTCTTGCCCAGCCAAAAGCGCTTCAGTTTTCCGGCATCGCACTCTCGCTAATGGGGCTCGTCCCCGGATTCCCGGCCACGATCTTCTTTCTCATGGGGGGCGGACTCATCGCCTTGGCCCAGTTCATGAAGAAGAACCCGAATGCCATTCAAGCCTTCGACAGCCCAGAAACCAAAGCCAAGCAGGACGCTGCGACCAAAGCCGCAAACGTTCCCGCCGTGCCCGCGGGACCCGAGGCAGTCCTACCGCTCCTCACCGTTGACCCGCTCGAACTTGAAATCGGCTACAACCTCACCAAGCTCGCCGACCCCCGGGTTGGGGGAGACTTGCCCGACCGCGTCACGTCCACCCGAAAGCAGCTTGCCATCGAACTCGGCATTGTCATGCCCACCGTACGAATCCGCGACAGCATCCACCTCAAGCCCAGCGAATATGTTCTCAAGGTCCGTGGCGAAGAGGTCGCTCGATCGGAAGTCCATCCCGAAATGTGCCTTGCCGTCAACAGCGGCGACGTGCTCTTCCCGATCCACGGAAACACAACCAAAGACCCCGTCTTTGGACTCGATGCATTGTGGATCGACAAGGGTCAGGCCGAGATGGCGGAGCGCGCCGGTTACACCGTCATCCAACCGTGCGCGGTCCTATCAACGCACCTCAGCGAAGTCGTCAAATCCCACTCCGCAGAGCTTTTGACCCGACAAGACGTCCAGCAACTTCTCGAAAATGCGAAGGCGCAGAATGAAACGGTAGTTACCGAACTCGTCCCGAACGTCCTGCAGGTTGGCGACATTCAAAAGGTGCTCCAGCACCTACTTCGCGAGAAAGTGCCGATCCGTGATATGGTCACGATTCTGGAAACGATGGCCGACTTTGGCGGGCGCGTCAAAGACCCCGACCAGCTTGGCGAACTTGTACGCTCTGCAATCGCCAGAACGATCACCCGCCAGTTCCTCGACGATAGCAACCGGCTTTACTGCATCACGCTTGAGCCATCACTTGAACGCGATCTCGCCGAAAAGGTGAATGTCACCACGTACGGCTCAGTGCTCGTTCTCGAACCCGGCGAGCAAAAGACCATTGTTGACAATCTGAAGTCGGAAGTGGACCGAGCCATGACGAACGGCTATCAAGCAGTTCTGCTCTGCAGCAACCAGCTTCGCCTTCCCCTCAAGCGAGTCGTCGACAAGTACGTGCAAGGCCTCAGCGTTCTTGCCTATACCGAAATCAGCGAGAAGGCCGACGTCGAGTTTGTCGGCCAAGTCCGCGCCGCGTAGCGAACTGGGCTATCAGCTATCAGCTATCGGCCATCAGAATCCAAAATCCAAAATCTAAAACCCAAAATCAAACATCGTTCTCGCTTCCGGCTACTCCCCAACGGGCAGCTCAACTGTAAACACCGACCCCTGCCCAAGCGTGCTGTCCAAAGTCACCCGCCCGCCGTGCGATTCTGCCAAGTGACGCACAATGCTCAGGCCCAAACCCGTTCCTCCAACAGTCCTTGAGCGCCCCTTATCCACCCGATAGAAACGCTCAAAAATCCTGGGCAGATGCTCCGTCGCAATCCCAATTCCCGTATCCGTAACTTTGAGAACCGCGTTCCCGCCCTCTTCAGAAAGCTCCACGTGAACGGTCCCTTCATTCGTATAGTTGATCGCATTCTCAATCAAATTAATCGCGATCTGCGTCAGCTGCGAGGTGTTCGCCTCAATCACCAGCGAACTTGGCCCTTCCCAACTCAGCTGAATCCCTTTTGCGGTCGCCTTAGGCTCCAACTGCTGTACCACCGAATTCACAATCTGGGCGAGGTCGGCAGCCTGCTTCCGCACGGGGTTCGACTCCGCCGCGCTGAGAATAAGAAGCTCGCTGGAAAGCTGCGTCAGCCGATCTATCTCGGCGATCATCTTCTCCAAATAGCGGTCGCGCTTTTCAAGCTCTGCATCCGGCTCATCAAGCAATGTCTCTGCCATAGCGCGAATGCTCGCCAGCGGTGTCCTAAGCTCGTGAGAAACGTTCGCCACAAAGTCTTGCCGAATCCTCTCAAGCCTCCGAAGATCGGTGATGTCGTAGATCGACACAAACACACGGTCCTCATTCGGGTCGGGCCAAGCATTCACAATCACGATCCGGTCTTTCGGATAACTCAGAGCAAACTCTTGCCGTCCGTCCTGCTTCTCCGCTGCGATCTGCAAAATAAACTGCTCCAAATCGTACGACAGCGAAACCTGCAGAATCGACTTCCGCACCGGATTTACAAACTGAAAAAGCTCACTTGCGGTGCGATTGGCATACAGAATCTGAGCTCGTTGATCGCAAATCAAAATGCCGGTTTCCAGACCGTCGGCAAGCGCGTCGATGGCACGACGCTGCTGATCAAGCTGAGATTTTGTCCCGTCCAACTCCTTGTTCGATTGGGCAAGGCGATGCTGGACGCGCTCCAAAGTCCGCTTAGCTATCACCCCACCAACAATGAGAATCAGCCCCGCCGCAAACGCCGAAGAACCCAGACTGTAGCCAGCCCCAACGCCAAACAGCCGCAAGAACGCAAGGACCAACAGCGCGGCCCCGCCGCCGAAACACAAACCATACAGTAGCGACGAACTCTTATTTCCCATCCGTGGATGGTAATAAGACGTCCCAACCGGCCCTATCGGCGCGAGAAAGCACGAGTCTGGGTATTCGTGGAAGCGAGCTTAACAATTCCTTGACATGACTTCGCTTAGTTAGCCACAAAGTTACGACTGCGGCACAAAGATCGTCACCTTAGAATCCTCCGTCACATAAGCCGTTAGCCTCGTACCCGGATAAGCCCTAATCGTGCGACCCTTCAAACTCGCCGAGAGCTTCCCGCCGACCTGTCCCGCCAAATTCGCGAGCTCCATCACCGCTCCGAGCGCAAGCGCGCCTTCACCATTGGCAAGCGTGAGCAAGTTGCCTTTCTGCAATTGGCGGATCGAGTCGTTCACACCCGAGATGCCCGAGCGTCCCGATTCCACTGTGCGCTTGGTTTGGTTCAAGCCAAGCTCCTGCGCAATCCTATCAAGGGCGGCCTTGCTCTCCTCAGAATCGAGGTCAACATCTTCTCCGTTGAACATCATCGACACCTTCTCCAAGGTTTGCCGACTGACCTCTTCTTGAAGAAGCTGCTCCAACCGAGTGCTCTCTGTGCCCGCCACTCCTGTATTCGAGCGGTTAAAGGCGTAAGCCTTTTCACTGTCGTCAGCGTCGGCGCAGAGCGCAACAAAATGGTTAGAGTCTAATTTCAGCCCCTTGAGCTTGATCTCAAGCCTTGCTGGCTGGCCCATCACCCCGCTCAGAGTTCCTTCACTTCGCGACCACGTTACTTCCCCGTCCACCACCGATCCACGGGGGAAAACGATATTCCCAGCCGCATCTTGGAGATCTTCCGCAACCAGCAGAGGCACGTAATCACCTTGCTTGCAGCTTCCCGCGTCCAGCCGCTTGGCAAGCATGAGTTGTACAGGCTGGCCCTTCGTGAGGGTCACTTCAACCGCTCTCGATTTTGCCGCCTCCGGCGTCTCCGCCTTCGCCGAGGAGCCGCTGCCACAGCCAGACACAAGGACAACCCCTGCCAAAATGCCGAAAATCCACATTCGCCGCATGTCAAATCATTCTAACGTTTCACGCAGCAAGGGGTTCCGGGACCTGGGAATCCGCTCTCCCTTGATGGGAGAGCGGCATGGGGAGAGGGTGACGAATACCGCCAAAGCTGTCGTTCCCAAACCGCCATTCCTCAACTCTGGTCTAGGAATCCCCTCTCCCTTGATGGGAGAGGGGTGAGGGTGACGACAACCGCTTCCTTAGCCTTAGCCGCCCCGCGATTCGGAAACACGACTGGAGGGTCACTGTCCTCAGTGACCGTCTTCCATGCCTCCACTCTCCCAAAGGGTGGAGGCTACACCTCAACCCCGGCACAAACTCGCGAATGTCCCTCTCCCTTGATGGGAGAGGGGCAGGGGTGAGGGTGACGAAACTCACAGGTCTGCCGCTCCGAGCGTCGATCCCCCAACTATAGACCAGAGAGTCTCCTCCCCCTTCTTGGGAGAGGACTACCAACACAAGCCCGCCATCCCCAAAGGGGATCACTTCATCTTCCGGAAGTTAAACTCCTCAACCGAATCCTTCCCGTCCTGCTTCCCCTCCAGCCGAACGTACATCAACGCCCCTTGAGCGTCCTTTTTGTTCGCATAGATAATCCGGGTCGGAAAGTCGTTCTGGGCATTCTCAAACGTATACGCTCCGTCCTTCACATTCGTGAGCACAAACGGCGACGGCTTCTTGTCACCCTTGCTGGGCGCGCCCAAAAGCATATACATCGTCAGCTTTCCGTCAGCTCCGGTCTCCACCGACATGTACTCCATAAACTGGACCTTGCCGTCGGCTACCAATCGACCCGTGCCCTGCATGGAGCCCCCAGCGGGTGAAATCCAATACTCTTCAAAAATGCCGCCCCAGATTTCACAGGACCAGTTCCCCGTCATCCACTTCAAATCGTCAACTTTTGCCATCGTTGCCTTAGCCTGAACCGATTCGTCGGCGCGTGCAAACACGAAAGAGCTGCCAATGAGCGCAATCCCGAGAACAGCCGCGAATATCTTTGTCTTCATCATCATGATCTGAATCTCCCCTTAATGCCCCGGCCACTTGGTCACGACGATCTCAAAGTAGTTGACCCTATCACCGTCAAACTTAAAGATATCGTGGCCCTCCATCTTCGTCGGGAACGACGCCGAATCGCAGGTCCAATCCACACGGAAACCATCTCCGGCAATATCAATCCGGTCGATGGTGAGTTTGAGGTCTTGGGGACCGCCGCCCTCAGCCGAGTGCATGAACCACCCTCGGATCGCGTCCAGGCCCTCTACCTTTGCCGGAACGCCCTCCCCGCTGAATGGCTCAATCATCACGGCATCTTGCGTAAAGGCGCCGAGAATCTTTGCCTCTCCGGCAACTCCTGCCTCCATCGCGTCGAACACATCTTGAATCTTCTGTCTCTGAATCGGTGACACACTCATGGTTGGTTGTTTCCTTCCCGCCTATAATAAACGTCTGGGACAGCGAATGGATAAAGACCGCAAACTTTCTGACGAAACCCTATCAAAACTGCGCGATGCGGTCAGCATCGTGAATTTATCAGGTTCTACCCAGCTTCCCCAATCTGAACTTGTCGATATCGTTCGTGGAATGAACCTTGACGGTCATGTCACGATCGACTTTCGAGCTCAAGAGAAACTTGGGCATCCCCTTGTCGTTTTTGATAGTTCTTCTGCCGGTCCTAACCCTGCGCTAAAGTCCCTCCTATCGCCCCGCGAGCTTGAAATTTCCAAGCTCGTGGCCGAAGGCCTTGCCAACAAGGAGATCGCTGTCCGCCTCGGCATCAGCCTCGGTACAGTCAAGGATCACGTCCACCGTATCTTGGAAAAGACGGGATTTTCAAACCGCGCTGCCATCGCAGCGGCCTTTCCAAAATAGGCGCTTGTTAGCTCTTAGCGATAAGTTACGCTTTTTCCACGCGGAATGGTATCCATCTTTGGATGGGGGTTGTCTGGGGAGCGTTGGCAGGTGGTTGGGAGGTGGTTGACAGGTGGTCGGCAGGTGGTCGACAGGTGGTCGACAAGTCGTCGCAAGTGGTCGGAGGAGGTTGGCACGTTGTCGGCAGGTGGTCGACAGGTGGTCGGCAAGTGGCCGGCAGGAGGTTGGCACCCCATTGAAAATATGGCCTATAGGACCTACAAGACCTATACGACCTATCATTAAGCGCCCTACGCCCTACGCCCCACACCCCACGCCTCACACCTCACCAAATCCAAAATCCAAAATCTAAAATCCAAAATCGACTTGCCCTACCGCCCCACTTCCACGCTCTGCGCGACCAGCCGCACCCGCAAATCTCCATCCTCGCGCAACACCGCAAGCTGCGGCAACGCATCCTTCGGAAACCGTCCATTCAACGCAAGCAGAGCCTGCACCCGCACACCGGGACGCTGATCCTTCAACCCCTTTGCCGCCTCAGCAAGAGACTCCGCCGACCCAATCC containing:
- a CDS encoding nuclear transport factor 2 family protein, whose product is MSVSPIQRQKIQDVFDAMEAGVAGEAKILGAFTQDAVMIEPFSGEGVPAKVEGLDAIRGWFMHSAEGGGPQDLKLTIDRIDIAGDGFRVDWTCDSASFPTKMEGHDIFKFDGDRVNYFEIVVTKWPGH
- the flhA gene encoding flagellar biosynthesis protein FlhA, translated to MNSIAKILKHTDLLLGIGLITIVAMLILPLPHWTIDLGLVIGIAASVLILMSAVNATDPIQFSVFPSMLLMTTLLRLALSIAATKAILGTGEAGRVIETFGSLIMGGDFVVGFVAFLILVIVQFVVITNGAGRVSEVAARFTLDAMPGRQMAIDADLAAGMIDEHEARDRRKQIKKEADFYGAMDGASKFVKGDAIAAILIILINIIGGFAVGFMRGGGDAMTILKTYALLSVGEGLVAQLPALLISTASGLLVTRAGQERSMGGELASQILAQPKALQFSGIALSLMGLVPGFPATIFFLMGGGLIALAQFMKKNPNAIQAFDSPETKAKQDAATKAANVPAVPAGPEAVLPLLTVDPLELEIGYNLTKLADPRVGGDLPDRVTSTRKQLAIELGIVMPTVRIRDSIHLKPSEYVLKVRGEEVARSEVHPEMCLAVNSGDVLFPIHGNTTKDPVFGLDALWIDKGQAEMAERAGYTVIQPCAVLSTHLSEVVKSHSAELLTRQDVQQLLENAKAQNETVVTELVPNVLQVGDIQKVLQHLLREKVPIRDMVTILETMADFGGRVKDPDQLGELVRSAIARTITRQFLDDSNRLYCITLEPSLERDLAEKVNVTTYGSVLVLEPGEQKTIVDNLKSEVDRAMTNGYQAVLLCSNQLRLPLKRVVDKYVQGLSVLAYTEISEKADVEFVGQVRAA
- a CDS encoding YbjQ family protein codes for the protein MADIHQWVTTANHFDGYRVKQTLGVVRGVTVRSRSVIGNFGASIQTIFGGNITLYTELAEHTRKEAYEIMIRHAQAVGANAVLAMRYDATEIAHGVTEVIAYGTAVVLEPVGG
- a CDS encoding aldo/keto reductase produces the protein MEYRSLGRTGVQVSVACLGTMTFGWEPQDWGSTEEESMKVMKKAFDIGINFFDCADVYARGTSETILGKALKGKRDGVVLATKCHGKMSDTDPNAWGNSRRHVVEACEASLKRLNTDYIDLYQIHRPQPDIPIDETLRGMEDLVRAGKIRYAGCSTYAAWQVCEAHYVARILGTAGFVSEQPPYNLLDRRIERELLPFCRTYNYAVLPWSPLAGGQLSGKYLEAKPKEGRYSTSDPMNRVSKQSTDVVRRLKRIADRNNISLTTLSLAWVAGQPGITSPIIGAKSPKQLEESAAALEVKLSEKTMKQIDEVVAPGTNVLAYYEAKFGPNARPGV
- a CDS encoding N-acetylmuramoyl-L-alanine amidase gives rise to the protein MAHLKPEWLQDCKMSRVIAHWTAGAHKASSLDKAHYHFIVEEDGKVIKGDHDVKDNVNTGDGDYAAHTKGTNTGSIGVSVACMAGARQSPFSAGSFPMTRTQWLVMAEVVAELCAFYKIKVTPTTVLGHGEVERNLGRPQAGKWDPMVLPWDTTMRPNEVGDTFRSIVQAKLDGADAQADPPINVTFRISGHNFDALMMNESVYVPFRKVATAMAWVIPFADGSKIRFVADGAEHEVESILHQGSGFVSVRDLANAIGKAITWDGPTKTAEIG
- a CDS encoding response regulator transcription factor; translated protein: MDKDRKLSDETLSKLRDAVSIVNLSGSTQLPQSELVDIVRGMNLDGHVTIDFRAQEKLGHPLVVFDSSSAGPNPALKSLLSPRELEISKLVAEGLANKEIAVRLGISLGTVKDHVHRILEKTGFSNRAAIAAAFPK